Proteins from a genomic interval of Longimicrobium terrae:
- a CDS encoding ABC transporter permease/M1 family aminopeptidase: MKFREIFRFELAYQLRRLTTWLYFAALATVAFLFVRGAFLADALYADFYLNSPFVIASAMVVASLFWFIVAAPVAGELASRDVETGMHPITYTAPVTRTEYLGGRFLAALALNAFLMLAAVLGILLAVYASGVDPEVVGPFRPAAYLTAYGYIALTNVFVGTAIQFAWAALGRRAIASYVGSVLLFFVAYGGVIGVGMFLGRQDLAAALDVFGHVFLTSDLVLNWTPIEKSTRLITLDGPLLQSRLLWFGVALAALAFTHARFRFAHPVAGSPWSRHIRRRAAHAPIPAGSEMAHAAPISVPDVARTWGFAAYARQTIAVTAESFRVIIRSRAGLLLFVIIAAMTARLLPEYMVNQGTPLFPRTEYVLTFLTAAVTSFMTPWVVTPLLIILYAGELVWREREAGLGDITDAAPVPEGVLFAGRFLGLALVLALWMVILGGAGMLAQRSMNYRLFEPGLYLKVLLGLQLPEYLLLAVLALVVQGVVTQKYAGHLAAVLLYALILFAGRLGIGHNLLVYGAAPRWSYTDMRGFGASLGPWTWFMLYWGAWALLLAVAGTLLWVRGRDRGARARLRQARGRLTRPAAGALAAAAGLGLGLGGFIFYNTNVLNEYRGAGASLEVRAEYERRFGRYASLPQPRLAGTRLHVEIYPERQGIDIHGTYLLVNRGSTPIRDIHLATAAGARTSGVLFDRPARRVVSDDRLRYHIYALAAPLQPGDSVRLSFAVKLEPRGFRNAGVNHFRTRNITYFKSLDWLPAIGYQADRELLKPGERRAHGLSARPLLPTLADADAGGAEDVTGEAGTVAAERVVVETVIGTVAGQTAVAPGALRRTWMEGGRRYFQYATDTPIGTEYAFFSAAYALREEVWTPPAGMGRPVTIQIYHHPSHAINMTRMLRSVRGSMDYYTRAFGPYPHGGILRLVENPGAGMGAHADATTIDYTEGFSRYNPDADPRGLDLPSAIIAHEMAHQWGVPYAYAEGAPLLSESFAWYAAMGVVERTYGRQHLEQLRRFFRQPTPIPPIRQSVPLLRAMDPYASYRKGPAALFALREYMGEERVNLAWRRFFERHRAGTAPLPTSLDFYRELQAVTPDSLRYLAHDLFEANTFWELKTERATAREIEGGAWRVTLRIRARKVTVDPAGVETVVPMDEWIPVGVFAPTSAGADFGDTLYLRSHRIRSGEQTVTVTVPSRPADAGIDPYLLLIDLERFDNVEEVSVEK, from the coding sequence ATGAAGTTCCGCGAGATCTTTCGCTTCGAGCTCGCCTACCAGCTGCGCCGCCTGACCACCTGGCTGTACTTCGCGGCGCTGGCGACCGTCGCCTTTCTGTTTGTGCGGGGCGCCTTTCTGGCCGACGCGCTCTACGCCGACTTCTATCTGAACTCGCCCTTCGTCATCGCCAGCGCGATGGTCGTCGCCAGCCTGTTCTGGTTCATCGTGGCCGCGCCGGTCGCGGGCGAACTGGCGTCGCGCGACGTGGAAACGGGGATGCACCCCATCACCTACACCGCGCCGGTCACCAGGACGGAGTACCTGGGCGGGCGCTTTCTGGCCGCCCTGGCGCTGAACGCGTTCCTGATGCTGGCGGCGGTGCTGGGGATTCTGCTGGCGGTGTACGCGTCCGGCGTGGATCCCGAGGTGGTGGGCCCCTTTCGCCCGGCCGCGTACCTGACGGCGTACGGCTACATCGCGCTGACCAACGTGTTCGTGGGGACGGCCATCCAGTTCGCGTGGGCGGCGCTGGGCCGGCGCGCCATCGCCAGCTACGTGGGGAGCGTGCTCCTCTTTTTCGTGGCGTATGGGGGGGTGATCGGGGTGGGGATGTTCCTGGGGCGGCAGGACCTGGCGGCGGCGCTGGACGTGTTCGGCCACGTCTTCCTGACCTCGGACCTGGTGCTGAACTGGACGCCGATCGAAAAAAGCACGCGCCTGATTACGCTGGACGGGCCGCTGCTGCAGAGCCGGCTGCTGTGGTTCGGCGTGGCGCTGGCGGCGCTGGCGTTCACCCACGCCCGCTTTCGTTTCGCCCATCCCGTGGCTGGCTCGCCGTGGAGCCGCCACATCCGCCGGCGCGCCGCCCACGCGCCCATCCCCGCGGGGAGCGAGATGGCGCACGCGGCGCCCATCTCCGTGCCGGACGTCGCGCGGACGTGGGGGTTCGCGGCGTACGCGCGGCAGACGATCGCCGTCACCGCGGAGTCGTTCCGGGTGATCATCCGCAGCCGCGCGGGGCTGCTGCTCTTTGTCATCATCGCGGCGATGACGGCGCGGCTGCTTCCCGAGTACATGGTGAACCAGGGCACGCCCCTGTTCCCCCGCACCGAGTACGTCCTCACCTTTCTGACCGCGGCCGTCACCAGCTTCATGACGCCGTGGGTGGTCACGCCGCTGCTCATCATCCTCTACGCCGGCGAGCTGGTGTGGCGCGAGCGCGAGGCCGGGCTGGGCGACATCACCGACGCCGCGCCGGTGCCGGAGGGCGTCCTGTTCGCGGGCAGGTTCCTGGGGCTGGCGCTGGTGCTGGCCCTGTGGATGGTGATTCTGGGAGGGGCCGGCATGCTGGCGCAGCGCAGCATGAACTACCGCCTCTTTGAGCCGGGGCTGTACCTGAAAGTGCTGCTGGGGCTTCAGCTTCCCGAGTACCTGCTGCTCGCGGTGCTGGCGCTGGTGGTTCAGGGCGTCGTGACGCAGAAGTACGCCGGACACCTGGCCGCCGTCCTTCTGTACGCGCTGATCCTGTTCGCCGGGCGGCTGGGGATCGGGCACAACCTGCTGGTCTACGGCGCCGCGCCGCGCTGGTCGTACACGGACATGCGCGGGTTCGGCGCGTCGCTGGGGCCGTGGACCTGGTTCATGCTCTACTGGGGCGCGTGGGCGCTGCTGCTGGCCGTGGCGGGGACGCTGCTGTGGGTGCGCGGCCGCGACCGGGGCGCGCGGGCGCGGCTGCGGCAGGCGCGCGGCCGGCTGACCCGTCCGGCGGCGGGGGCGCTGGCGGCCGCGGCGGGGCTGGGGCTGGGGCTGGGCGGCTTCATCTTCTACAACACCAACGTGCTCAACGAGTACCGCGGCGCGGGCGCCAGCCTGGAGGTGCGCGCCGAGTACGAGCGGCGCTTCGGGCGGTACGCGTCGCTCCCGCAGCCCCGGCTGGCGGGCACCCGGCTGCACGTGGAGATCTATCCGGAACGGCAGGGCATCGACATCCACGGCACCTACCTGCTGGTGAACCGCGGCTCCACCCCCATCCGCGACATCCACCTGGCGACGGCGGCGGGCGCGCGCACCAGCGGGGTGCTCTTCGACCGCCCGGCGCGGCGGGTGGTATCCGATGACCGTCTGCGCTACCACATCTACGCGCTGGCGGCGCCGCTGCAGCCGGGCGACTCGGTGCGGCTGAGCTTTGCAGTGAAGCTGGAGCCGCGCGGGTTCCGCAACGCGGGCGTAAACCACTTCCGCACCCGCAACATCACCTACTTCAAGAGCCTGGACTGGCTCCCCGCCATCGGCTACCAGGCGGACCGCGAGCTTCTGAAGCCGGGCGAGCGGCGCGCGCACGGTCTTTCCGCCCGCCCGCTGCTCCCCACCCTGGCCGACGCGGACGCCGGGGGCGCAGAAGACGTCACGGGCGAGGCGGGGACGGTCGCCGCCGAGCGCGTCGTGGTGGAGACGGTGATCGGGACGGTGGCGGGGCAGACCGCCGTGGCGCCGGGCGCGCTGCGCCGCACGTGGATGGAGGGAGGGCGCCGCTACTTCCAGTACGCGACGGATACGCCCATCGGCACCGAGTACGCCTTCTTTTCCGCCGCGTACGCGCTGCGCGAGGAGGTGTGGACGCCCCCGGCGGGAATGGGGCGGCCGGTGACCATCCAGATCTACCATCATCCCAGCCACGCCATCAACATGACCCGCATGCTCCGTAGCGTGCGCGGAAGCATGGACTACTACACGCGCGCCTTCGGTCCCTATCCGCACGGCGGCATTCTGCGGCTGGTGGAGAACCCCGGGGCCGGGATGGGCGCGCACGCGGACGCCACCACCATCGACTACACGGAAGGCTTTTCCCGCTACAACCCCGATGCGGACCCGCGCGGGCTGGACCTGCCGTCCGCCATCATCGCGCACGAGATGGCGCACCAGTGGGGCGTTCCCTACGCCTACGCCGAGGGCGCGCCGCTGCTGTCCGAGAGCTTTGCGTGGTACGCGGCCATGGGCGTGGTGGAGCGCACGTATGGTCGCCAGCACCTGGAGCAGCTGCGGCGCTTTTTCCGCCAGCCGACGCCCATTCCGCCCATCCGCCAGTCCGTGCCGCTGCTGCGCGCCATGGACCCGTACGCCTCGTATCGAAAGGGCCCCGCGGCGCTGTTCGCCCTGCGCGAGTACATGGGCGAGGAACGGGTGAACCTGGCGTGGCGGCGGTTCTTTGAAAGGCACCGCGCGGGGACGGCGCCGCTTCCCACCTCGCTGGACTTCTACCGCGAACTTCAGGCGGTGACGCCGGATTCGCTGCGGTACCTGGCGCACGACCTGTTCGAGGCCAACACCTTCTGGGAACTGAAGACGGAGCGCGCCACGGCCCGGGAGATCGAGGGCGGCGCGTGGCGGGTCACGCTGCGGATCAGGGCGCGCAAGGTCACGGTCGATCCGGCGGGCGTGGAGACCGTCGTCCCGATGGATGAGTGGATTCCCGTCGGCGTGTTCGCGCCCACGAGCGCGGGCGCGGACTTCGGCGACACGCTGTACCTGCGCAGCCACCGCATCCGCTCCGGCGAGCAGACCGTCACCGTGACGGTTCCCTCGCGGCCCGCCGACGCCGGGATCGATCCGTATCTGCTGCTGATCGACCTGGAGCGGTTCGACAACGTGGAAGAAGTGAGCGTCGAAAAGTGA
- a CDS encoding RHS repeat-associated core domain-containing protein: MPIRSSLAGRLTAAFLALFAGLLLFAPQARAQSCTTLEDCPQEGQPPTIHFQPDSGTFSQPTVPVSITVTPTPGDSVTTWMVRWKGDTITSAFQTRRSGIGLKRVYLTGQVSITAAPGMISVTACGRFNCSSDSAQYKLGSPGVRVTPNGAWAQVASGAAGSYTMWVRNTGALPATFSLLGSCRDAQGTFLSGCGAPSVSTLTLAAGDSAPVGLSFPAPSAGQEITLRLSARSTANAAIEDAGWAELEGVGTGTAPAAMTVALVDLNSSATIARDQCVTVAIAPGAAMECGDLRLAHGLPAVQVLGRTHAPALLYSSAHVSGTARVYADVRLPVGSTVPATVEVKVFKPDGSFFRTVYPGSQWGSGTARRISIVMDALAPQTGVYPYTMQVTAHYTGVSYPVAVAGEVAVVNRALSQFGPGWWLAGLEQVVTVSGNRRLRVGGDGSTRIYSPVATGLWVAARVDRADTLWARPGGGYQRRTPQGAVVSFGLQGEHLSTVNRLKQHTRFTYESGKLAWLEVPRAPDSAGASLHFRFVVNAAGMVTSVEAPDLNDVRGRVVTLGRDALNRITSITDPDSVAVSFGYDGLYAASRTDRRGVQSVFTYGPGRTVSSSRVWLGPLAGDSIIHRFEPVEGRGIAAALPLSRTHTLLDGPRTDVGDTTLIWVGRFAAPRRIRDALGSETLLLRADANFPALVTEVRRPNANGAPVARQSATYDTHGRLQSSTALNPLGDGQNPVTTYTYDDRWNGVTSITAPGQGVVTMGYDTINGNRLWEQVGDATRRVNYRYCSDPAAVTRGMLCAVVSPTVTTPSGVQQAVDSVAYDAWGNVRASIDPLRFHTVYRKDQFGRDTLVATPIDSLKALNEDDVLAYGARSRTGYDIMGRVRWTISTGPAREQEVHDGVDPADTPQETVTVLNYYDAKGDLRRVERQSSPDTAHVGILSTYFDYNVAGRKVEERSSQGDSTTTRYDLAGNVLGVKQRGYPEIVSEYDALGRMVRRTVPGIRTDRTCAPGVYPCPDTPYPLHSTGSNGAMEIPSEVFTFAYDAAGNQVYAENLDSRVSRTYYNNGALSTDTIRMRTYEGLDYSKHVYGLEYRYDQAGRVSALLHPSNLSGMAQADSFAYDAVTGEMTSARSRQGYTYGFAYDILGRQTNLSYPGGGGERTTYDVAGRRLTRTDSLSSGAHLEYDQFQYDARGKAIYIDGAVAGGASTFRNWYSGLGNLVATDWRNAGANGSNAELMAVDAMGSQVHRRTTGDQSADEPEFVTRYAAGTGRVAMIRRLPSTNPSAPLRSDSTYRTYDGAGNVVWAHHKTAETDWHSYGNSSATNTRNWYDAAGQLLALQTLDDAVKQPSAGTPNYTFSGLYSEYRYDALGRRIMERTRRETAICVATPSEPCVSTITRFIWSGDQLLWELRAPGQSSADPEKVTGSGDHYGQVSYFHAGGIDKPLLITKENVGSLVPRDTWRGLFHAGTSPTTGMRGDCTGATPTGCIWAPWPGWQTRASHAQTGTAPVVQAWFGGLVDGMRDASGQMYMRNRYYDPATGQFTQTDPIGLAGGLNSYGFAAGDPVSYSDPYGLDPCKKGDRVCESVGYKVLTYFGVSDETARTFMEPAVRAAPAVALAVSVGRGAGLRSGAAAARSSVHVNIPGPVNSRYGKVDYLLGNVPGNQDSLGKGGFFRGEMGFDETTMGPALEQHLMSNLGSITRDGARINVTGPMIGANGRTANVTTGWRLSDDGRTLNLVTALPAKRIR; this comes from the coding sequence ATGCCAATCCGCTCCTCCCTCGCCGGCCGGCTGACGGCGGCATTCCTCGCGCTGTTCGCGGGCCTGCTGCTGTTCGCGCCCCAGGCACGCGCCCAGTCGTGTACCACGCTGGAAGACTGCCCACAGGAGGGGCAGCCGCCGACCATCCACTTTCAGCCCGACAGCGGGACGTTCTCGCAGCCTACCGTGCCGGTCAGCATCACGGTGACGCCGACCCCCGGCGACTCGGTGACAACCTGGATGGTCAGGTGGAAGGGCGACACCATCACGTCGGCCTTTCAGACCCGCAGGAGCGGCATCGGGCTTAAGCGCGTGTACCTGACGGGTCAGGTGAGCATCACGGCGGCTCCGGGGATGATCAGCGTGACGGCCTGCGGCAGGTTCAACTGCAGCTCGGATTCCGCCCAGTACAAGCTGGGCTCGCCGGGCGTGCGGGTGACGCCGAACGGCGCGTGGGCGCAGGTGGCGTCGGGCGCGGCGGGGTCGTACACGATGTGGGTGCGCAACACGGGCGCGCTGCCCGCCACCTTTTCGCTGCTGGGCTCCTGCCGCGACGCGCAGGGCACGTTCCTGAGCGGCTGCGGCGCGCCATCCGTCTCCACGCTGACGCTGGCGGCCGGGGATTCCGCGCCCGTGGGGCTCAGCTTCCCCGCCCCGTCCGCCGGACAGGAGATCACACTGCGGCTCTCCGCCCGCAGCACGGCAAACGCCGCGATCGAGGACGCGGGGTGGGCGGAGCTGGAAGGCGTAGGCACCGGCACCGCGCCCGCGGCCATGACGGTCGCCCTGGTGGACCTGAACTCCAGCGCGACGATCGCCCGCGACCAGTGCGTCACGGTGGCCATCGCACCCGGGGCGGCGATGGAGTGCGGGGACCTGCGGCTGGCGCACGGGCTTCCCGCGGTGCAGGTGCTGGGGCGCACCCACGCGCCGGCGCTCCTGTACAGCAGCGCGCACGTGTCGGGAACCGCGCGTGTGTACGCGGACGTGCGGCTCCCCGTCGGCTCCACGGTGCCGGCTACGGTGGAGGTGAAGGTCTTCAAGCCCGACGGCTCCTTCTTCCGGACGGTGTACCCGGGGAGCCAGTGGGGATCGGGCACCGCGCGGCGCATCTCCATCGTGATGGACGCGCTGGCACCGCAGACCGGGGTGTATCCGTACACGATGCAGGTCACCGCGCACTATACTGGCGTGTCGTATCCCGTGGCCGTGGCGGGCGAGGTGGCCGTGGTGAACCGCGCCTTGAGCCAGTTCGGGCCGGGGTGGTGGCTGGCCGGGTTGGAGCAGGTGGTGACCGTGTCGGGGAACCGTCGGCTGCGGGTGGGCGGTGACGGAAGCACGCGCATCTACAGCCCGGTGGCCACCGGGCTGTGGGTTGCCGCGCGGGTGGACCGCGCCGACACGCTGTGGGCCAGGCCCGGAGGCGGATACCAGCGCCGGACGCCCCAGGGCGCCGTGGTGAGCTTTGGTCTGCAGGGAGAGCACCTGTCCACGGTGAACCGGCTGAAACAGCACACCCGGTTTACGTACGAGAGCGGGAAACTGGCTTGGCTGGAGGTGCCCCGCGCGCCGGATTCCGCGGGCGCCAGTCTGCACTTCCGTTTCGTGGTGAACGCTGCTGGGATGGTGACGTCGGTCGAAGCGCCGGACCTGAACGACGTCCGCGGGCGCGTGGTGACGCTGGGGCGCGACGCGCTGAACCGCATCACTTCGATCACCGATCCGGACAGCGTGGCGGTCTCCTTCGGCTACGACGGCCTGTACGCGGCCTCGCGCACGGACCGGCGCGGGGTACAGTCGGTGTTCACGTACGGGCCGGGGCGCACGGTGTCCTCGTCGCGGGTGTGGCTGGGGCCGCTGGCGGGCGACAGCATCATCCACCGCTTCGAACCGGTGGAGGGGCGCGGCATCGCGGCCGCCCTGCCGCTGTCGCGCACGCACACGCTGCTGGACGGGCCGCGGACGGACGTGGGGGATACGACGCTGATCTGGGTGGGTCGCTTCGCCGCGCCGCGCCGCATCCGCGACGCGCTGGGCAGTGAAACGCTTCTGCTGCGGGCGGACGCGAACTTTCCGGCCCTGGTGACGGAGGTGCGCAGGCCGAACGCGAACGGCGCGCCGGTGGCCCGCCAGTCGGCCACCTATGACACGCACGGACGGCTGCAGAGCAGCACGGCGCTGAACCCACTGGGCGACGGGCAGAACCCGGTCACGACCTACACGTACGACGACAGGTGGAACGGGGTGACCTCCATCACCGCTCCCGGCCAGGGCGTCGTGACGATGGGGTACGATACCATCAACGGAAACCGGCTCTGGGAGCAGGTGGGCGACGCAACGCGGCGGGTGAACTACCGATATTGCTCGGACCCCGCCGCAGTCACCAGGGGAATGCTCTGCGCCGTGGTGTCGCCGACGGTCACGACGCCGTCCGGTGTCCAGCAGGCGGTGGACTCCGTCGCGTACGACGCGTGGGGGAACGTGCGGGCGTCGATCGACCCCCTCCGTTTCCACACGGTGTACCGCAAGGACCAGTTCGGACGCGACACGCTGGTCGCGACCCCGATCGACAGCCTCAAGGCGCTGAACGAGGATGACGTGCTCGCGTACGGCGCCCGCAGCCGGACGGGGTACGACATCATGGGCCGGGTGCGGTGGACCATCAGCACGGGTCCGGCCAGGGAGCAGGAGGTGCACGACGGGGTGGACCCGGCCGATACGCCGCAGGAGACCGTGACGGTGCTGAACTACTACGACGCGAAGGGCGACCTGCGCCGGGTAGAGCGGCAGAGCAGCCCCGACACGGCGCATGTGGGCATCCTGAGCACGTACTTCGACTACAACGTGGCCGGGCGCAAGGTCGAGGAGCGCAGCTCGCAGGGCGACTCGACGACGACGCGCTACGACCTTGCGGGGAACGTACTGGGCGTCAAGCAGCGCGGGTATCCGGAGATCGTCTCGGAATACGACGCGCTGGGCCGCATGGTGCGGCGAACGGTGCCCGGGATCCGGACGGACCGGACCTGCGCGCCGGGCGTGTATCCCTGCCCGGACACGCCGTACCCGCTCCATTCGACGGGCTCCAACGGGGCGATGGAGATCCCGTCAGAGGTGTTCACCTTCGCGTACGACGCGGCGGGGAACCAAGTGTATGCGGAGAACCTGGACAGCCGTGTGAGCCGGACCTACTACAACAACGGCGCGCTCAGCACCGACACCATCCGGATGCGCACATACGAGGGGCTGGACTACAGCAAGCACGTGTACGGGCTGGAGTACCGGTACGATCAGGCGGGGCGGGTGAGCGCGTTGCTGCATCCGTCCAACCTCTCGGGAATGGCGCAGGCGGACAGCTTTGCGTACGACGCGGTCACGGGGGAGATGACGTCCGCGCGCAGCCGGCAGGGCTACACATACGGCTTTGCGTACGACATCCTGGGCCGGCAGACGAACCTGTCGTACCCGGGCGGCGGCGGGGAGCGGACCACGTACGACGTGGCGGGCCGGCGGCTCACGCGTACGGACTCACTCTCCAGCGGCGCCCACCTGGAGTATGATCAGTTCCAGTACGATGCGCGCGGGAAGGCGATCTACATCGATGGGGCTGTAGCCGGCGGGGCGAGCACCTTCCGCAACTGGTACTCGGGGCTGGGCAACCTGGTGGCGACGGACTGGCGGAACGCCGGGGCGAATGGCAGTAATGCCGAGCTGATGGCGGTGGACGCGATGGGCAGCCAGGTGCACCGGAGGACGACGGGCGACCAGTCAGCGGATGAACCCGAGTTCGTGACGAGGTATGCCGCCGGAACGGGTCGCGTGGCGATGATCCGGCGTCTGCCGTCCACCAACCCCTCCGCGCCGCTGCGCTCGGACAGCACGTACCGCACCTACGACGGGGCGGGCAACGTGGTGTGGGCCCACCACAAGACAGCGGAGACGGACTGGCACTCGTACGGGAACTCGAGCGCGACCAACACGCGCAACTGGTATGACGCGGCCGGACAGCTGCTCGCGCTGCAGACGCTGGACGACGCGGTGAAGCAGCCCTCCGCCGGCACGCCGAACTACACTTTTTCGGGACTCTACTCCGAGTACCGATACGATGCGCTGGGCCGGCGGATCATGGAGCGGACGCGGCGGGAGACGGCGATCTGCGTGGCGACGCCCAGCGAGCCGTGTGTCAGCACGATCACGCGGTTCATCTGGTCGGGCGACCAGCTGCTCTGGGAACTGCGCGCTCCTGGGCAGTCGTCCGCTGACCCGGAGAAGGTGACGGGGAGCGGCGACCACTACGGCCAGGTGAGCTACTTCCACGCGGGCGGGATCGACAAGCCGCTGCTGATCACCAAGGAGAACGTGGGCAGCCTCGTGCCGCGCGATACCTGGCGCGGGCTGTTCCACGCGGGCACATCGCCCACCACGGGGATGCGCGGTGACTGCACGGGCGCCACGCCGACGGGGTGCATCTGGGCGCCCTGGCCCGGCTGGCAGACCAGGGCGAGCCACGCGCAGACGGGGACGGCGCCGGTCGTGCAGGCGTGGTTCGGGGGCTTGGTGGACGGGATGCGCGACGCGAGCGGCCAGATGTACATGCGCAACCGCTACTACGACCCGGCCACCGGCCAGTTTACGCAGACGGACCCGATCGGGCTAGCGGGTGGGTTGAACAGCTACGGGTTCGCGGCGGGAGACCCGGTATCATATTCGGATCCCTATGGGCTGGATCCATGCAAAAAGGGTGACCGGGTGTGTGAGAGTGTTGGTTACAAGGTACTCACTTACTTTGGCGTCAGCGATGAAACTGCTCGCACGTTCATGGAGCCGGCGGTCAGAGCCGCTCCCGCTGTAGCGCTAGCCGTGAGCGTTGGGCGGGGTGCGGGTCTGCGAAGCGGTGCTGCGGCTGCTCGCTCATCGGTGCACGTCAACATCCCGGGGCCGGTAAACTCGCGCTACGGCAAGGTCGACTACCTTCTCGGCAATGTCCCCGGTAACCAGGATAGCTTGGGGAAAGGTGGATTTTTCCGCGGAGAAATGGGCTTCGACGAAACCACAATGGGTCCGGCTCTGGAACAACACCTGATGAGTAACCTTGGCTCGATCACCCGAGACGGTGCCAGAATCAACGTAACCGGGCCCATGATTGGCGCGAACGGGAGAACCGCTAATGTGACCACCGGTTGGCGTCTCTCTGATGATGGCCGAACGTTGAACTTAGTAACCGCGCTGCCAGCCAAAAGAATCCGATGA
- a CDS encoding DUF6348 family protein, translating to MTRTTAYMDDEARLLELIEERVVEHGGDLGGWTARSGDDLKLFDGRISLRAEILDDGDEKPVVHAHVFATLHDDGGEVLDACVIGMGTDRDAALGQAAIIWMQGVGAPIRSFLDGREVCMASRMEVGGGRAYAGPFFPRGLDDRAVAALDDSLPWFRYAAASAPPRRVHLAKVSVSTGSGTGWTRQMEIGGHDILHTDADWPAGVASSAAGYLTRFAVFELSPAEIARRGELDRTILHFAGHYAGGGFTDELVEEMVRQGFDPDLVHETEMISTIAFGRHFFEPRGVVYPPTIIRARADGRVEADVPLLSLPAYTRARALAPRLEQTLAPDDFVSLCCHSAESGAILKAMESDGDVDLTALTFAPCAVPDRDASPETMDAALRLQQRGMDERLPAPPVKPWWKLW from the coding sequence GTGACCAGAACCACTGCGTACATGGATGATGAAGCGCGCCTGCTGGAACTGATCGAGGAGCGGGTCGTGGAACACGGCGGCGATCTCGGCGGCTGGACCGCGCGGTCGGGCGACGATCTGAAGCTCTTCGACGGCCGGATTTCGCTGCGGGCGGAGATCCTTGACGACGGGGATGAAAAGCCGGTCGTGCACGCCCACGTGTTCGCCACCCTGCACGACGACGGCGGCGAGGTGCTGGACGCCTGCGTCATCGGGATGGGGACGGACCGGGACGCGGCGCTCGGGCAGGCGGCGATCATCTGGATGCAGGGCGTCGGTGCCCCCATCCGCTCGTTTCTGGACGGCCGCGAGGTGTGCATGGCGTCGCGCATGGAAGTGGGCGGCGGCCGTGCGTACGCGGGGCCGTTCTTTCCGCGCGGCCTGGACGACCGCGCCGTCGCCGCGCTGGACGATTCGCTTCCCTGGTTCCGCTACGCCGCGGCGTCGGCGCCGCCGCGGCGGGTGCATCTCGCCAAGGTGTCGGTCAGCACGGGGAGCGGGACGGGATGGACGCGCCAGATGGAGATCGGCGGGCACGACATCCTGCACACCGACGCGGACTGGCCGGCCGGGGTGGCCAGCTCCGCCGCGGGATACCTGACGCGCTTCGCGGTGTTCGAGCTTTCCCCGGCGGAGATCGCGCGGCGCGGCGAGCTGGACCGGACCATCCTGCACTTCGCCGGGCACTACGCCGGCGGCGGCTTCACCGACGAGCTCGTGGAGGAGATGGTGCGGCAGGGGTTCGATCCCGACCTGGTGCACGAGACGGAGATGATTTCCACCATCGCGTTCGGGCGGCACTTCTTTGAGCCCCGCGGCGTCGTGTACCCGCCGACGATCATCCGCGCGCGCGCGGACGGCCGGGTGGAGGCGGACGTACCCCTGCTCTCCCTTCCCGCGTACACGCGGGCGCGAGCGCTCGCCCCGCGGCTGGAGCAGACGCTGGCTCCGGATGACTTCGTGTCGCTCTGCTGCCACAGCGCGGAGTCGGGCGCGATCCTGAAGGCGATGGAGTCGGACGGGGATGTGGACCTGACCGCGCTCACCTTCGCTCCGTGCGCCGTTCCGGACCGGGACGCGTCACCGGAAACGATGGACGCCGCACTCCGCCTTCAGCAGCGGGGGATGGACGAGCGACTGCCCGCGCCCCCCGTGAAACCGTGGTGGAAGCTGTGGTAG
- a CDS encoding oxygenase MpaB family protein produces MADFVDGGSIVRRIWGDGDMVLLVFAGSAAEFALNRAVDWLFFTGKLPADPIGRLFSTAGYAQQIVFAEAATAERTFARIRAVHGAVEHQRGQRIPDWAHRDVLYMLIDYSERAHQMVARPMTAEEQRELYDVFRRVGVGLGIPALPPTYAEWRIDRERHLHRDLVHGQGTDALYAQYRKHLGRWRHHLLLRIQALMAPAHVRDLLGLRRAEWLRPLLRLHPMLVRAGLRSLIQRLLMPTAYLAAARGLDHVAPAPPGPRSSRGGGTLLRHSPSG; encoded by the coding sequence GTGGCTGATTTCGTGGATGGGGGTTCCATCGTGCGCAGGATCTGGGGCGATGGAGACATGGTGCTTCTGGTGTTCGCGGGCTCCGCGGCGGAGTTCGCGCTCAACCGTGCCGTCGACTGGCTGTTCTTTACGGGAAAGCTGCCCGCCGATCCCATCGGCCGGCTCTTCTCAACGGCCGGGTACGCGCAGCAGATCGTGTTCGCCGAAGCGGCGACGGCGGAGCGCACTTTTGCGCGCATCCGGGCGGTGCACGGGGCGGTGGAGCACCAGCGCGGCCAGCGGATCCCGGACTGGGCGCACCGCGACGTGCTCTACATGCTGATCGACTACTCCGAGCGCGCGCATCAGATGGTCGCCCGCCCGATGACGGCGGAGGAGCAGCGCGAACTCTACGACGTGTTCCGCCGGGTGGGCGTGGGCCTGGGCATCCCCGCCCTGCCGCCGACGTACGCCGAGTGGCGCATCGACCGCGAGCGCCACCTGCACCGCGACCTTGTCCACGGCCAGGGGACGGACGCGCTGTACGCGCAGTACCGGAAGCACCTTGGCCGGTGGCGCCATCATCTTCTGCTGCGCATCCAGGCGCTTATGGCGCCGGCGCACGTGCGCGATCTGCTGGGCCTGCGCCGCGCGGAGTGGCTGCGTCCCCTGCTCCGCCTGCATCCCATGCTGGTGCGCGCCGGCCTGCGCTCGCTCATTCAGCGCCTGCTGATGCCCACGGCGTACCTGGCCGCCGCGCGCGGGCTGGATCATGTCGCGCCCGCGCCTCCGGGTCCGCGCTCATCCCGGGGTGGCGGCACCCTGCTGAGGCACAGCCCCTCGGGGTGA